Proteins from a genomic interval of Verrucomicrobiia bacterium:
- a CDS encoding dihydrofolate reductase, with product MKYFKAIAAMSENRVIGHENKIPWHLPEDFKWFKKMTTGQVVVMGRRTFESIGRPLPNRETMVVSRGAFLFPGVRTIASLGEIDLQHEAREVFICGGAQIYQEALPRCSDLYLTLVKRVVEGDTFFPEFETQFKLAEQVMESADFKILHYKNFILGR from the coding sequence GTGAAATATTTTAAAGCCATCGCGGCGATGTCCGAGAACCGGGTCATCGGCCATGAGAACAAAATTCCGTGGCATCTGCCGGAGGATTTCAAGTGGTTCAAGAAAATGACGACGGGGCAAGTCGTCGTGATGGGGCGGCGGACGTTTGAATCCATTGGGCGGCCTTTGCCGAATCGCGAGACGATGGTGGTTAGCCGGGGAGCGTTTTTATTTCCCGGCGTCAGGACGATTGCGAGTCTCGGGGAGATAGACCTGCAACACGAAGCGCGCGAGGTTTTCATTTGTGGCGGCGCGCAGATTTACCAGGAGGCCTTGCCGCGATGCAGCGATCTTTACCTGACGCTCGTCAAGCGGGTGGTTGAGGGCGATACTTTTTTTCCCGAGTTTGAGACGCAATTCAAATTGGCGGAGCAGGTGATGGAGAGCGCGGACTTCAAAATTCTTCATTACAAAAATTTCATTTTGGGCCGTTAA
- the murJ gene encoding murein biosynthesis integral membrane protein MurJ, whose translation MSQMLKSSGGLAAATMMSRIMGMVREMVYASFMGVGMVAGAFQLAFMIPNLFRRLLGEGALTAAFIPIFKEKEKTTSEAEMWRAANAVISGLLVVASALSVLAILGISVALAAHQFEEKTELMLRLLRVMFPYMLLVCLTAVFMGMLNARGHFFIPASGALVMNVVMISSVFFLAPHMGTTLEQQIFAVAIGVLASGVLQALFQIPWLRGEGFRYHWVSPWKDATVKRVVRQMIPGTIGVAAFQINMLTTYGIAFWVDPTIAASFVVAVRLMELPQGVFGVSLATYLLPTLSGLAAEKKYDEFRRTMNHGIDYLVFVNLLATLMLFFLATPMIRLLFEHGKFGPEATAKVTWALVCLSPGLLAFSLVNILARAFYALGDTKTPMQISIACLVINLIFAMTFVWKLRQGGLGLANTISACFNVSLLLYALRRKLGRLEFASLRKMMWPILAAGAVAAVLAAGISYKWESAIGHKGLVRQIGEVFLPMTVAALAYWTVAFLFKVAPAVELKDLVLQRILPGKSNAS comes from the coding sequence ATGTCGCAGATGTTGAAATCTTCCGGGGGACTTGCCGCCGCCACCATGATGAGCCGCATCATGGGAATGGTGCGCGAAATGGTTTATGCCTCATTTATGGGAGTGGGGATGGTGGCGGGGGCGTTCCAACTGGCGTTCATGATCCCGAACCTTTTCCGGCGGCTGCTGGGCGAGGGCGCGCTGACGGCGGCGTTCATTCCCATCTTCAAGGAAAAGGAAAAAACCACTTCCGAAGCGGAAATGTGGCGGGCGGCGAACGCGGTGATTTCCGGTTTGCTGGTGGTGGCCAGCGCCCTCAGTGTGCTCGCGATCCTAGGCATCTCGGTCGCGCTCGCGGCGCATCAATTCGAGGAAAAGACCGAACTGATGCTGCGGCTGTTGCGCGTGATGTTTCCCTACATGCTGCTGGTCTGCCTGACGGCGGTTTTCATGGGGATGCTCAATGCGCGCGGGCATTTTTTCATTCCGGCCAGCGGCGCGCTGGTGATGAACGTGGTGATGATCAGTTCGGTTTTCTTCCTCGCGCCGCACATGGGGACGACGCTCGAACAGCAAATTTTTGCCGTGGCCATCGGCGTGCTGGCCTCCGGGGTTTTGCAGGCGCTGTTTCAAATTCCGTGGCTGCGCGGGGAGGGATTTCGTTACCATTGGGTTTCGCCGTGGAAGGATGCGACGGTGAAGCGGGTGGTTCGGCAAATGATTCCGGGCACGATCGGCGTGGCGGCATTTCAAATCAACATGCTCACCACTTATGGCATCGCATTCTGGGTGGATCCGACGATCGCAGCGTCGTTCGTGGTCGCGGTGCGATTGATGGAGCTTCCGCAAGGCGTGTTCGGCGTTTCGCTGGCGACGTATTTATTGCCGACGCTCTCGGGGTTAGCCGCGGAAAAAAAGTACGATGAGTTTCGCCGCACGATGAACCACGGCATTGACTATCTGGTTTTTGTGAACCTGCTGGCGACGTTGATGCTTTTTTTCCTGGCCACGCCGATGATCCGCCTGTTGTTCGAGCACGGCAAATTCGGTCCCGAAGCCACCGCGAAAGTCACGTGGGCGCTGGTATGCCTCTCACCGGGGCTGCTGGCATTTTCGCTGGTCAATATTTTGGCGCGGGCTTTTTATGCGCTCGGCGATACCAAAACGCCGATGCAAATCAGCATCGCGTGTCTCGTCATCAATTTGATATTCGCGATGACATTTGTGTGGAAGCTGCGCCAGGGCGGGCTCGGTTTGGCCAACACCATCAGCGCGTGCTTCAATGTTTCGCTGCTGCTCTACGCGCTGCGGCGCAAGCTGGGGCGGCTGGAATTTGCCAGCCTGCGGAAAATGATGTGGCCAATCCTCGCGGCGGGCGCGGTGGCGGCGGTCCTTGCGGCGGGCATCAGTTATAAATGGGAATCGGCCATCGGCCATAAAGGGTTGGTGCGCCAAATCGGCGAAGTTTTTCTGCCAATGACCGTGGCGGCGCTGGCTTATTGGACGGTGGCATTTTTATTCAAGGTGGCACCCGCCGTTGAGCTTAAAGACCTGGTGTTGCAAAGAATTTTGCCGGGCAAGAGCAACGCCAGTTGA
- a CDS encoding thymidylate synthase codes for MIQYQQLLRLVLNEGKFKADRTGTGTHAVFGAQARYNLADGFPALTTKKLHLKSIIYELLWFLRGETNIKYLNEHGVTIWDEWADEEGNLGRVYGAQWCDWRTPDGRSINQIDQVIAQIKKNPDSRRHIVSAWNPGEIETMALPPCHVLFQFFVSDGELSCQLYQRSADLFLGVPFNIASYALLTLMVAQVCDLKPGTFVHTVGDLHLYSNHLEQAKLQLTREPRALPQMKLNPAVKNIHDFKYEDFELVGYDPHPSIKAPIAV; via the coding sequence ATGATCCAATATCAACAACTGCTTCGTCTGGTGCTCAACGAAGGCAAGTTCAAGGCTGACCGCACGGGAACCGGCACACACGCGGTTTTTGGCGCGCAGGCGCGATATAATCTCGCTGATGGATTTCCCGCGCTGACCACGAAGAAACTGCATCTCAAGTCCATCATTTATGAACTGCTGTGGTTTCTGCGCGGCGAGACGAACATCAAATATTTGAACGAACACGGTGTCACCATTTGGGACGAATGGGCGGACGAAGAGGGAAATCTGGGACGCGTCTATGGCGCGCAATGGTGCGACTGGCGGACGCCGGATGGGCGTTCGATCAATCAGATTGACCAGGTCATCGCGCAGATCAAAAAAAATCCCGACAGCCGGCGGCACATCGTGAGCGCGTGGAATCCGGGCGAGATCGAAACGATGGCGCTGCCGCCGTGCCATGTGTTGTTCCAGTTTTTTGTGAGCGACGGCGAATTAAGCTGCCAGCTTTACCAGCGCAGCGCGGATCTGTTTTTGGGCGTGCCGTTCAACATCGCGTCGTACGCGCTGCTGACGCTGATGGTCGCGCAGGTTTGCGATTTGAAACCGGGAACTTTTGTCCACACCGTTGGCGACTTGCATTTATATAGCAATCACCTTGAGCAGGCGAAGTTGCAGTTGACGCGCGAGCCGCGGGCCTTGCCGCAGATGAAATTGAATCCGGCGGTGAAAAATATTCACGACTTCAAATACGAGGATTTTGAATTGGTGGGATATGATCCGCATCCGTCCATCAAGGCGCCGATTGCGGTTTGA
- a CDS encoding MBL fold metallo-hydrolase — translation MSYSLCFSNNHGEQGQNEIYMGKFALKFFGVGDGWPCGDRNHASFLYRLGDVTIMIDCGEPISRSYKASGLDYDLVDRIFISHLHSDHIAGFFMLMQGFWLEQRKKDLPISMPGDGIEPFKNLLHAGLVFDELLQFKMKFEALKPNKPVATDDCIVTAFRSTHLEQLRRAFQKKYKQNFEAFCFLIEKGLMRIGHSADIGCPEDLEPLLKKPLDLLVCELAHFRAEDLFLYLQGKQIKRIVFVHVGRPYWEDLKRTQKLAAKMLQDIPFSFARDNQEIPL, via the coding sequence TTGTCCTATTCCTTGTGTTTTAGTAATAATCACGGCGAGCAAGGCCAGAACGAAATTTACATGGGAAAATTTGCATTAAAATTCTTCGGGGTTGGCGATGGTTGGCCTTGTGGCGACCGCAACCACGCCTCCTTTTTATACCGCCTCGGCGACGTGACCATCATGATAGATTGCGGCGAGCCGATCAGCCGCAGTTACAAGGCCAGCGGGCTCGACTACGACTTGGTGGACCGCATTTTTATTTCCCACCTGCATTCGGACCACATCGCGGGGTTTTTCATGCTCATGCAAGGGTTCTGGCTGGAGCAGCGGAAAAAAGATTTGCCCATCAGCATGCCGGGAGATGGCATCGAGCCGTTCAAGAATCTGCTGCACGCGGGTTTGGTCTTTGACGAATTGCTGCAATTCAAGATGAAGTTCGAGGCGCTCAAGCCGAACAAGCCGGTCGCTACGGACGATTGCATCGTAACGGCATTTCGCTCGACGCATCTCGAACAGTTGCGGCGCGCGTTCCAGAAAAAATATAAGCAAAATTTCGAGGCGTTTTGTTTCCTGATCGAGAAGGGGTTGATGCGCATCGGCCACAGCGCGGACATCGGCTGCCCGGAAGATCTGGAGCCGCTGCTGAAAAAACCGCTCGACCTGCTGGTGTGCGAGTTGGCGCATTTTCGCGCGGAAGATCTGTTTCTCTATCTTCAAGGCAAGCAGATCAAGCGCATCGTCTTCGTGCATGTGGGGCGTCCGTATTGGGAAGACTTGAAGCGGACGCAAAAACTTGCCGCGAAGATGCTGCAGGACATTCCTTTTTCATTCGCGCGCGACAACCAGGAAATTCCGCTTTGA